The genome window tataaaatataaatatattatttttttataaaatgaattaaccAACGTTATAATTCTTAATTTCAAGtaaagaaatttttgattagtttaagataagacaaaaaaaaatgtttaatttgagattttcaattttaaattgcaacttaaaaagtctaaaattatttaaaaagttgcaCTTCATACAATATTTGTTGCAATAATAGGAGAAATGTATTGGTGCATTTTATTACGtactaaaaattgaattgaaaaaatacttaattcgacttgatttttaattcgatgttgatttttgtgtgtgtattttagcCTATAATGTAGAAGCTGGCCTACAACCAAACTACAATCAGAATAACGCAGCCTCCGCAGCTGCCGCTGGCAACGCAGCAAGCAATCCCAATAATTCAACAAGCCTAACCGGTTCGAATACGAATTCAAATTCGGCAACGCATATTGATAATCGGGCGATAATCCAACCGTATTCACTGGGCACGGGCGTTAAACAGCCGGAGTATCAGTTTGCGGCGGACAATCGCGGCTACGAGCCGGAAACAAATATCAACAATGGCAAGCAGCAGGACGTAGAAAGAATTGGAGGCGGTGCCGATGCCGGTGCCGACAGTTGCGATGAGGCGGCCGATAAACATCATAAGAGTCGTCGAAGTAAGACACCGTTACCGCCACCGACCCGTCCCATAGTCGCTAACTTCGAGCGGGCCATCGAGCTATGCGACTATGGCAAATTCCATTATATACTGTTGGCCATTTGTGGCCTGGTCAGTACATCGGAGGAAATGGATGTTATATCAATGTCATTCATATTGCCATCGGCACAATGTGATCTGGATTTGAATACCGAAACGAAAGGATGGCTCAACTCGATCATATTCATTGGCATGATGGCTGGCGCCTATTTCTGGGGCAGCATTGCCGACAGTTTTGGACGCAAAAAGATCCTCATTGTCATCTCGTTCATGAACGCCTTCTGCATTGTTGCCTCATCGTTTTCGCAAACTTATGGCTACTTTATGTTTTTCCGTTTCTTGAACGGTGCAGCGtaagtacaaaatatttttctctatatattttaagtaatctCAAATGCCTGGAAAATAACTCAAAGTGTgcgaaaatcttttatttgcacCTTTTTTTCGATTATTCACAAAAGATTGACAAAAATGCCACCTACAAAATAGGGGAAAAGCCGGTTATACATTGAAATACGGGAAATATAACTTACCCAATGGccgtttatatattttgaaaaacagtttttaaatgACTTACGAAAGTAAAATACTATTTGTACTTTACTTTTTTACtaaaacatttacatacacTAAATGGTGGAAAGTACCAAACTACTTACTTTAGATATAATAAAACccaaattaaaatcttaaattgcaATGCCAGTTTAACCCAGTcgataataacaaaaataaaaaatataccaacAGACATTCCAATTTTCCAACATTGTGCAtctgttgtaattgttgttgttgatcgAGTGacacatggacatggacattcGGGGGACGAggtgttaatttaattaacttttgttataaataacaaCGAAATACATATTTGAGCCTCAATATCGTGACTgtttatgctaattaaaagTCTCTGGCCAGTTGTTCCATTGGATACAGTCATATCATATATCTATCAGACAtaagtaatattattattattttattattattgtgccTTGTGCAAATTGGCCCAAAAcggaaaaaattcaaaaaaattaaaaaaaaaaattgggagAAAAATCTGATTGCCTTGGCCCCTTGAAGCTGACTCAGCCCTCGAGCAACCGAACAACCGAGCAACGGAAAGCTCGACTATTTATTTGCAGACTGTGACTGTTCATGTTCCATTGGTTTTGCCAAACGTTTGCTAATTGTTTATGCGAATTGGCGTTGAGCATCGAGTTTTACACAACAACATTAATCCGGCCATGACTTGTCACGTTTTAAACTCGACTGCGCACATTAGCTGAATGCTATGGCACTGCGATGTCAACTGTGCAAAATACGCATGCGTGCTATAAGAAGCAGCTGGCAATGTGAACTATGTCGATAACATGCCAAAATGCACATATGTATGGTACATGCCATAGCAAGCAGCTTGTTGGCGTGTCGATAGCTTACACAGCAACCAGCTGTTGTGTTGTTCTAGCcgttaaaattcaaattttactttaaacttCATTGATGAACATTTACTAATAATTGATTGTTGCTTTTTCTTTATTGCAGGCTCGGCGGCAGTGGTCCTGTCATCTGGTCGTATTTCGCCGAATTCCAACCGAAAGCGAAACGCGGTTCTATGCTTAGCTTCATGGCTGCCTTCTGGACCTTTGGTAATCTGTTTGTGGCCGGTTTGGCCTGGCTGATCATTCCCACGAAAATTGGTGTAACATCGACATATTTCACATATAACTCGTGGCGTATCTTTCTGCTGGTCTGCTCGATCCCATCATTTCTGGTTGGCTTTCTGCTCTTCT of Drosophila innubila isolate TH190305 chromosome X, UK_Dinn_1.0, whole genome shotgun sequence contains these proteins:
- the LOC117792337 gene encoding synaptic vesicle glycoprotein 2B, with protein sequence MVEGDSAKSKSESYNVEAGLQPNYNQNNAASAAAAGNAASNPNNSTSLTGSNTNSNSATHIDNRAIIQPYSLGTGVKQPEYQFAADNRGYEPETNINNGKQQDVERIGGGADAGADSCDEAADKHHKSRRSKTPLPPPTRPIVANFERAIELCDYGKFHYILLAICGLVSTSEEMDVISMSFILPSAQCDLDLNTETKGWLNSIIFIGMMAGAYFWGSIADSFGRKKILIVISFMNAFCIVASSFSQTYGYFMFFRFLNGAALGGSGPVIWSYFAEFQPKAKRGSMLSFMAAFWTFGNLFVAGLAWLIIPTKIGVTSTYFTYNSWRIFLLVCSIPSFLVGFLLFYLPESPKFLLTRGKKDKALAIFRGIFVTNTKKKPEEYMVYDLEVDEKLNTESSQGIKGKYHRMITGMVDHSRDLFKSPILRFTLVSITINFTFHIGYYGLMMWFPEVFNRYEEFEKTHPQQEADICTVTEYVVNQSRLATNNGTCNSDIPSSVFMESLITLASALPANLFAILGMDMLGRRFFLIAGTMTAGICSALMYLVRSSLQNLLVSAVFSGAISAANAALDCLITEVFPTKLRATGVAISMVAARLGGIIGNIVIAQLLDHFCPVPTFIVSGLLIGGGLMCLLLPNTTRKELN